From the genome of Anopheles merus strain MAF chromosome X, AmerM5.1, whole genome shotgun sequence, one region includes:
- the LOC121600997 gene encoding proton-associated sugar transporter A, translating to MDKLHDYQGVAGRWHELRSNVSQWRSEWRERHPGGVRQYLKDTILQAGPSHTSDPIGTDTEHGVRTGWNEGAVDFSHIYRRKTRLELIRISAAVMGIEFSYAAETAFVSPTLLKIGVEHQHMTLVWCLSPLVGFFLTPVLGSLSDRCRSKFGRRRPFIMLLSLGVLLGLLLVPNGEDVGYAMGDFNPYAVNVTAGGNSTSDSTPASLVWQEPLDTSTVDPVVSTVIPPTTPEHRPRHPWGIFFTILGTVLLDFDADACQSPARAFLLDVTVPEDHARGLSTFTIMAGLGGFMGYSLGGIDWDSTSLGIVLGGHVRAVFSLITVIFIVCVLCTVTSFSEIPLWILEEELERQDPPVEGHSNRLNSEEPATYGATRHDRRSQPEASPANANYDELPGENFTETSFSGPPASKSPANGDANVDSSVRRSVDENGRETPCAEGDKPTVTLSMYLLSIVYMPHSLRMVCLTNLFCWMAHVCYSLYFTDFVGEAVFDGDPKALDGTEKYLLYEAGVRFGCWGMAMYSLSCACYSLIIERLIKRFRAKSVYVGGLLFYCLGMSLMALSKHRVGVIVFSWTAGVMYSTLFTMPYLLVAHYHSEGVFEVNECGIAKQSTGAIRGLGTDVAIVSSMVFLAQFVLSICMGSIVAWTGTTTAVVTIAAMLSFCGALSATQIMYLNL from the exons ATGGACAAACTGCACGACTATCAAGGAGTGGCGGGACGATGGCACGAGCTCCGTTCGAACGTGAGCCAATGGCGCAGCGAGTGGCGCGAGAGACACCCGGGCGGTGTGCGGCAGTACCTCAAGGACACGATACTGCAGGCCGGACCGTCGCACACATCCGACCCGATAGGCACGGATACCGAGCACGGTGTGCGGACGGGCTGGAACGAAGGTGCGGTTGATTTCTCGCACATCTATCG TCGCAAGACACGCCTGGAGCTGATCCGCATCTCGGCCGCCGTGATGGGGATCGAATTTTCCTACGCCGCCGAGACGGCGTTCGTTTCGCCGACCCTGCTGAAGATTGGCGTTGAGCATCAGCACATGACGCTGGTGTGGTGTCTGTCGCCGCTAGTCGGCTTTTTCTTAACGCCCGTGCTCGGTTCGCTCAGCGACCGGTGTCGCAGCAAGTTCGGCCGCCGAAGACCGTTCATCATGCTGCTGTCATTGGGCGTACTGCTCGGGCTGCTGCTCGTCCCGAACGGTGAGGACGTTGGGTACGCGATGGGCGACTTTAACCCGTACGCGGTCAACGTAACGGCTGGTGGCAACAGCACCAGCGACAGTACGCCAGCGAGTCTGGTGTGGCAGGAACCGCTGGACACGAGCACGGTGGATCCCGTAGTGTCCACCGTGATCCCTCCGACCACTCCCGAGCATCGGCCTCGCCATCCGTGGGGCATCTTCTTCACCATCCTCGGCACGGTGCTGCTCGACTTCGACGCGGACGCCTGCCAAAGCCCGGCCCGGGCGTTCCTGCTGGACGTGACCGTGCCGGAGGACCACGCCCGGGGCCTATCCACCTTCACCATCATGGCCGGGTTGGGTGGGTTCATGGGCTACTCGCTCGGTGGCATCGACTGGGACAGCACCTCGCTCGGCATCGTGCTCGGCGGGCACGTCCGGGCCGTCTTTTCGCTCATCACCGTCATCTTTATCGTGTGCGTCCTCTGCACCGTGACGAGCTTCAGCGAGATCCCGCTCTGGATACTCGAGGAAGAGCTGGAACGGCAGGACCCACCGGTGGAGGGGCACTCGAACCGACTCAACAGCGAGGAACCGGCCACGTACGGTGCCACGCGGCACGACCGCCGGTCCCAGCCGGAGGCATCGCCGGCCAACGCCAACTACGACGAACTGCCGGGCGAAAACTTCACCGAGACAAGCTTTAGCGGTCCGCCCGCGTCCAAATCGCCCGCCAATGGGGACGCCAATGTGGACAGCAGTGTCAGGCGCAGCGTGGATGAGAATGGGCGCGAGACGCCCTGCGCGGAAGGCGACAAGCCAACCGTTACGCTCAGCATGTATCTGCTGTCGATCGTCTATATGCCGCACTCGCTGCGGATGGTCTGCCTGACGAACCTGTTCTGCTGGATGGCACACGTCTGCTATTCGCTCTACTTTACCGATTTTGTCGGCGAGGCTGTGTTCGATGGGGACCCAAAG GCACTCGACGGTACCGAAAAGTATTTGCTGTACGAAGCGGGCGTCCGGTTCGGCTGCTGGGGCATGGCCATGTACTCGCTGTCCTGCGCCTGCTACTCCCTGATCATCGAAAGGCTCATCAAGCGCTTCCGGGCTAAGAGCGTCTACGTCGGCGGGCTGCTCTTCTACTGTCTGGGGATGTCGCTGATGGCCCTGTCGAAGCACCGTGTCGGGGTGATCGTGTTTAGCTGGACTGCAGGAGTCATGTATTCCACCCTCTTCACCATGCCCTATCTGCTAGTCGCACACTACCATTCGGAAGGTGTG ttCGAAGTAAATGAATGTGGCATTGCAAAGCAGAGCACGGGTGCGATCCGTGGTCTCGGCACGGACGTGGCCATCGTCAGCAGCATGGTGTTTTTGGCCCAGTTTGTGCTGTCCATCTGCATGGGATCGATCGTGGCCTGGACCGGCACAACGACGGCCGTCGTTACGATCGCTGCCATGTTAAGCTTCTGCGGTGCCCTTTCCGCCACCCAAATTATGTATCTGAATTTGTGA